The following coding sequences lie in one Xyrauchen texanus isolate HMW12.3.18 chromosome 25, RBS_HiC_50CHRs, whole genome shotgun sequence genomic window:
- the LOC127619325 gene encoding phosphatidylinositol 4,5-bisphosphate 3-kinase catalytic subunit delta isoform-like, which produces MPPGVYGMQDVWEREGRQQVNMEFLLPTGIYLSFPIACSDTISTIKKLVWKNAKSEPLFSALSDPDAYVFTCINMTAEREELEDEQRRLCDVRPFMPILRLVAREGDRVEKLINTQISLLVGKGHHEFDSHKNHEVNEFRTKMRTFCEERAQERQVLPWYQWMEYNFPCDLEPCPIVANSGKSRSMKKIFVNVKFEGSEETFVLQQDLQDLPVVLKRNALRKKSTVFRLVKQDKPEDYTLQVNGRLEFIYGKYPLCQFKYIFSCLYGGHTAHLTMVHHLAIIKYQEEQGGLSNQVSRSRVPSKPPPLPLKRQNTMSLWCIQEPFYIHLLQGSRVNADEGMKLVVQAGLFHGSELLCKVVTSNEVSVCSEPVWDQKLTFDICVSDLPRMSRLCFALYGVIEKTKKRPTKKKNKRADCPLAWVNTMVFDYKDCLKTGEFSLSTWPSVPDDKGDLLNPMGTVEKNPNIDSTAGLLIRFPNIRPHPLYFPPFEKLNELGLNGEKVIATKEEHMKLREIVDNKNHTEFFEDEKELLWKLRGEVRQRYPESLPKLLLITKWNKHEDVAQMVYLLQKWPDLPALHALELLDYSFPDPHVRSFTIRCLRKLRDDELFQYILQLVQVLKYESYLDCDLTSFLLERALVNKKIGHFLFWHLRSEMHVPSVSLRFGLILEAYCRGSIYHIKSLMKQNEALNKMKALNDFVKSGSQKATRIQTTEDMKLCIKQDTYMEALSDVVSPLNPSILLCEICADKCKFMDSKMKPLWLMYKNKYDTEGIIFKNGDDLRQDMLTLQMIQLMDVLWKTEGLDLRMLPYGCLSTGSKTGLIEVVKNSDTIANIQRNNSNSAATAAFNKDALLNWLKSKNPGDKLDQAIEEFTLSCAGYCVATYVLGIGDRHSDNIMISETGQLFHIDFGHFLGNFKSKFGINRERVPFILTYDFVHVIQEGRTNNNEKFERFRECCEQAYKILCRNGTLFVNLFALMKAAGLPELSSSKDIQYLKDSLALGKSEEEALKNFKVKFNEALRESWKTKVNWMMHSFAKDNR; this is translated from the exons ATGCCGCCGGGGGTCTACGGCATGCAGGATGTGTGGGAGAGGGAGGGTCGGCAACAGGTCAACATGGAGTTTCTCCTCCCCACGGGGATCTACCTTAGCTTTCCCATCGCATGCAGTGACACCATTAGTACCATCAAGAAG TTGGTGTGGAAGAATGCCAAAAGCGAGCCTCTCTTCAGTGCCCTGAGTGACCCGGATGCCTACGTCTTCACCTGCATTAATATGACTGCCGAACGGGAGGAGCTGGAAGATGAGCAGCGTCGCCTGTGTGACGTTCGGCCCTTCATGCCAATTCTCAGGCTTGTGGCTCGAGAAGGAGACAGAGTCGAGAAGCTTATCAACACCCAGATCAGTCTGCTCGTAGGGAAAG GCCATCATGAATTTGACTCTCACAAGAACCACGAAGTGAACGAATTCCGAACCAAAATGCGAACATTTTGTGAAGAGCGTGCTCAGGAGCGTCAAGTGTTGCCATGGTATCAATGGATGGAGTATAACTTCCCTTGTGACTTGGAGCCATGCCCTATAGTGGCAAACTCTGGGAAATCACGCAGTATGAAGAAGATCTTTGTCAATGTGAAGTTTGAGGGCAGTGAG GAGACCTTCGTTCTACAGCAAGATCTTCAGGACttgccagtggttctcaaacggAACGCCCTGAGAAAGAAATCCACTGTGTTCCGATTGGTGAAGCAGGACAAGCCAGAGGATTACACCCTGCAAGTTAATGGGAGATTGGAGTTCATTTATGGAAAATATCCACTATGCCAGTTCAAA tatattttttcatgtttgtACGGTGGCCATACCGCACACCTGACTATGGTACATCATTTAGCCATCATCAAGTACCAGGAGGAACAGGGTGGCCTCAGTAACCAGGTGTCCAGGAGTCGCGTTCCGTCCAAACCGCCCCCACTGCCTCTGAAAAGG CAAAACACAATGTCGCTGTGGTGTATTCAGGAGCCGTTCTACATACACCTTTTACAGGGCAGTCGAGTGAATGCGGACGAGGGCATGAAG CTGGTGGTTCAGGCTGGCCTTTTCCATGGCAGTGAACTCCTTTGCAAGGTGGTGACCAGTAATGAGGTCAGTGTTTGCTCTGAACCAGTATGGGACCAGAAACTAACGTTCGACATCTGCGTGAGTGACCTGCCTCGTATGAGCCGCCTCTGCTTCGCCCTCTATGGTGTCATCGAGAAAACCAAGAAGCGCCCTaccaagaagaaaaacaaaagagcG GATTGCCCTTTGGCCTGGGTTAACACAATGGTGTTTGACTATAAGGACTGCCTAAAGACTGGTGAATTTTCCCTGTCCACCTGGCCCTCCGTTCCAG ATGATAAAGGTGATCTATTGAATCCTATGGGCACTGTGGAGAAAAATCCAAATATTGACAGCACTGCTGGTCTCCTGATTCGGTTTCCCAACATCAGACCACACCCACTGTACTTTCCTCCATTCGAAAAG CTAAATGAGCTGGGGCTAAATGGTGAAAAGGTCATTGCTACAAAAGAAGAG CACATGAAATTGAGAGAGATAGTGGACAATAAGAACCACACAGAGTTCTTCGAGGATGAGAAGGAGCTCCTGTGGAAACTGAGAGGGGAAGTGAGGCAGCGCTACCCAGAGAGTCTGCCCAAACTCTTGCTCATCACTAAGTGGAACAAACACGAAGATGTGGCTCAG atggtTTATTTATTGCAGAAATGGCCAGACCTGCCCGCTCTTCATGCTCTAGAGCTTCTGGACTACAGTTTCCCTGACCCTCATGTCCGTTCCTTCACCATCCGCTGCCTCAGGAAGCTGCG gGATGATGAGTTATTTCAGTACATTTTGCAACTGGTTCAGGTGCTGAAGTATGAATCTTACCTGGATTGTGACTTGACCAGTTTTCTTCTGGAGAGAGCCCTGGTCAACAAGAAGATTGGCCACTTCTTATTTTGGCACCTCAG GTCAGAAATGCACGTCCCCTCAGTCAGCTTGAGATTTGGACTTATTTTGGAGGCGTATTGCCGTGGAAGCATCTATCACATCAAAAGTTTGATGAAGCAG AATGAGGCTCTAAATAAGATGAAGGCTCTGAATGACTTTGTGAAGTCAGGCAGTCAGAAGGCGACCAGAATACAGACTACAGAAGACATGAAATTGTGCATTAAACAAGACACTTATATGGAAGCACTCTCAGATGTTGTGTCCCCTCTTAACCCAAGCATCCTGCTGTGTGAAATCTG TGCAGACAAGTGTAAGTTCATGGACTCTAAGATGAAACCTCTGTGGCTGATGTACAAGAACAAATATGACACCGAGGGCATTATTTTCAAGAATGGAGATG ATCTGAGGCAGGACATGCTAACCCTTCAAATGATTCAGCTGATGGATGTTTTGTGGAAGACGGAGGGTCTTGACCTTAG AATGCTGCCCTACGGATGTCTTTCCACTGGGAGTAAGACAGGTCTTATCGAGGTGGTGAAAAACTCAGACACTATCGCCAACATCCAGAGAAACAACAGCAACAGTGCGGCCACTGCTGCCTTCAACAAAGATGCTCTTCTCAACTGGCTCAAGTCCAAGAACCCAGG GGATAAACTGGATCAAGCCATTGAGGAATTCACCCTTTCCTGTGCGGGCTACTGTGTAGCTACATATGTTCTGGGAATAGGGGACCGTCACAGTGACAATATCATGATTAGCGAAACGGGGCAG ttattCCATATAGATTTCGGGCACTTTTTGGGGAACTTCAAGAGCAAATTCGGGATCAACAGGGAACGTGTGCCTTTCATTCTGACATATGACTTTGTCCATGTTATTCAGGAGGGACGGACCAACAATAACGAGAAATTTGAACG GTTTCGGGAGTGCTGTGAACAAGCTTATAAGATCCTTTGTCGGAATGGGACTCTTTTTGTGAATCTCTTTGCCTTGATGAAAGCTGCAGGACTCCCTGAACTCAGTTCTTCCAAAGACATTCAGTACTTAAAG GACTCTTTGGCACTGGGGAAATCTGAGGAGGAGGCACTGAAGAACTTTAAAGTGAAATTTAATGAAGCTCTAAGAGAGAGCTGGAAGACCAAGGTGAATTGGATGATGCACTCTTTTGCCAAagataacagataa
- the LOC127618366 gene encoding forkhead box protein L2-like, which translates to MENGEKTSGHKHKSNSHDTVSTTTEDSSTRDGVANPPGPPASKPPYSYVALIAMAIRESEDKKLTLNDIYSFIVSKFPYYENNKKGWQNSIRHNLSLNECFVKVPRDSGGEGKGNFWTLDPAFENMFEKGNYRRRRRIKRPYRPPTLTYLPGTSGFNLTDSYCLQQEPVYWQTPFVSSATTAWSQHQPSSPSQLANFQHLQPMFGNARPLSPNDFANSPVSYYHGHPHILPSYRAYQRHPNALVPLSARTYSGMTPPVSPGGSSIATCSYQQPHSSHPELVHHAFE; encoded by the coding sequence ATGGAGAACGGTGAGAAGACATCTGGACACAAACACAAGTCGAACTCCCACGACACCGTGTCGACTACCACGGAGGACAGTTCCACAAGGGATGGAGTTGCCAATCCACCTGGACCTCCTGCATCTAAGCCGCCTTATTCATACGTGGCTCTCATTGCCATGGCCATCAGAGAGAGCGAGGACAAGAAACTAACACTGAATGACATCTACAGCTTCATTGTTTCCAAGTTTCCGTATTACGAGAATAACAAAAAAGGATGGCAGAACAGCATCAGACACAACCTGAGCCTGAACGAGTGCTTCGTGAAAGTGCCCCGGGACAGCGGtggggaggggaaaggcaatTTCTGGACGCTGGATCCTGCGTTCGAAAATATGTTCGAGAAGGGGAATTACAGGCGCAGGCGGCGCATCAAGAGACCCTACAGACCACCCACCTTAACGTATTTACCTGGAACTTCGGGGTTTAATTTGACAGATTCATATTGCCTGCAACAGGAGCCCGTTTACTGGCAAACCCCGTTCGTCAGCAGCGCCACCACCGCCTGGAGTCAACACCAACCCAGCTCTCCATCGCAGCTTGCTAACTTCCAGCACCTGCAGCCCATGTTCGGCAACGCGCGTCCTCTGTCTCCAAACGATTTCGCCAACTCTCCCGTGAGTTATTATCACGGTCATCCTCACATCCTCCCGTCCTACAGGGCGTATCAGCGGCATCCGAACGCTCTGGTGCCTCTGAGCGCGCGCACGTACAGCGGGATGACGCCGCCGGTGAGTCCGGGCGGAAGCTCCATCGCCACCTGCAGCTATCAGCAGCCTCACAGCAGCCACCCTGAACTGGTGCATCATGCATTCGAATGA